A window of Desulfovibrio sp. UIB00 genomic DNA:
CAGGCTGGCTGAAAGCAGGCGCCGCCTGGGGGGCAACCTGAGGAGCTGCCTGAGGAGCCGCCTGCACAGAGGGGGCAGAACTACCGCCGCTGGTCATGGGGTCACCGAGGTTCAGGTTCAGCGCCATGCTGCGCTCCACCTGACGCAGAGCTTCATCGTGCGCTCTCACACGGCCCACCAGGGCTTTGGCGCCGCCTGCGTTCTGCAGATCATCAAGCTGGCCCTTGAGTGTGTTGACTTCCTGCCGCAGCGTTTGAATCTGGCTCCAGGCATCAGCCTGAGCAGGCTGCAACTGACGCAACTGAACGTCTTGCTGCTGCACCTGCTGTTCCAGTGAGATGCTGCCATTGCCGCTGCTGGTGCTGCCGCCCATGCAGCCGCTCAAAGGCAGCGCCGCGCAAGCCAGAGTCAGGATGTACATAGTACGGAGTGTGCGCATAGTACCCTCTTTCAATTTTGCACTTTTCCCAGAACTTTTTTTCGTCCGGTGAAAATATAGATGATTCCCCCCACACATGGCAGAAAAACTACCAGCACAAGCCACAGGGCGCGCTGTTGCGGGGTTTCAAACTCATGTCCCCATATGTGCAGAATGCTCCACAATGTCGGGATCATGGGGAACATTACCACAAGCACATGCCACCAATGAAAAATCATGCGGTTCCTCCCTTGCCGGGGGTTGGTTTGCCGCCTTTGTCGCTGGCGACAGCCTGGGGCTTGCGCCAGAGAATCAGGCAGGCCAGCACCGCGCCCACAAATATGGCCGAGTCGGCTATATTGAAGGCTGGCCAGTGCCAGTCGCCCCAATAGACATCCAGAAAGTCCACCACGGCGCGAAAGCGCACACGGTCAACCAGATTGCCAAGCGCGCCCCCCATCACAAGCCCAAGGGCCGCGAACAGCCAGGGATCTTCATCCGAGCTGCGCACCAGCATGACAATGGCCCAAACGGCCACAACCGTGGCAGCGAGAAAAAGCCAGAACTGCCACTCAATGTCGGACCGGTTCAAAAAACCAAAGGCCGCGCCGCGATTGCGGATGTTGACCAGATCAAACAGCCCGGCAATGACCGTGATGGGTCTGTGCTCGGGTATGAACTGCATGACAGCCCACTTGCTCGCCTGATCGAGAACAAGGGCGACAATGGCCGCAATGCCGAGTATGCGATAACGCCTTGGCATTCCTGTTACGCTTCCATGGCCTTGATAACGGCGGTGCAGCGGGGGCAGAGCGTGGGATGCTCCGCATCGGTGCCAAGTTCCGTGCTGTAAATCCAGCAACGTTCGCACTTTTCGCCGTGAGCCTTTTCCACGCCAATGGCAAGCCCGGCGATTTCTTCATCGCAGTACGCGCCTTGCGGTGCGCTTTCAAGGGGTTGCAGGGCGATTTGCGAAACAATGCAGAAGGCGCGCAGGTCTGTGTTCAGGCCTTCAAGGCGCTGACGCAGTTCGTCTGCCACAAAGAGAGTCACGCGGGTGTCGAGCGAGTGGCCGATAACACCGTCGCGCCGCATGGGTTCAATGGCCTTTGTCACGGCCCCGCGCACGGCGGTGAGCACGTTCCAGTCGTCGCGCGTGCCTTCGTCAAGCAGAAGGGGGGCAGAATCAATGGGCTGCAGGGCAAATACCGTGGGTTCCGCACCGCGCAGGCCTTCGGGCAGATGCGCAAAGATTTCTTCCGCAGTGAAGGAAAGCACCGGGGCCATGTCGCGCAGCAACAGACCAAGAATGTGCCACAGGGCGGTCTGGGCCGAGCGTCGTTCCGCGCTGGCGGGGCCGGAAGCGTAGAGGCGGTCTTTCAGCACGTCCAGATACATGGACGAAAGGTCGGTCACGCAGTAGTTGTGAAGGGTGTGGTAGACCTTGTGGAAGTCAAAATCCATATAGGCCTGCTGCACACGGTCGTGAACCCGGGCCGCAGCGTCAATGGCAAAGCGGTCAAGAGGCATCAACTCGTTCAGCGGCAGCAGGTCATCCTTGCCGAGGCCTTCAAGGTTGCCAAGGATGAAGCGGCAGGTGTTGCGGATGCGGCGGTAGGCATCCACAAGGCGGCCAAGAATTTCGTCGGAAATGCGGATGTCCTCACGGTATTCCACTGAAGAAACCCACAGGCGCACGATTTCTGCACCGAACTTTTCAATGAGTTCTTGCGGTGCAATGACGTTGCCGATGGACTTGGACATCTTGCGTCCTTCGCCGTCCACCACATAGCCATGTGTGAGCACAGCCTTGTAGGGCGCGCGCTGGCGCGTGCCTTCGCTTACCAGCAGGGAGCTGTGGAACCAGCCCCGGTGCTGATCCGAACCTTCCAGATACAGGTCGGCGGGGTAGGCAAGCTCGGGCCGCTGTTCCAGCACAGCGGCAAAGCTGGTGCCGGAGTCAAACCACACATCAAGGATGTCTGTTTCGCGCTTCCAGTGGTTGCCGCCGCAGTGCGGGCAGGCAAGGCCTTCCGGCACGATTTCCGAAAGCTCTGCTTCGTACCAGTAGTCGCAACCGGTGGGGTGCTTGGCAAAGCGGTCGCAGATGTCGCGCATCCAGTTGGGGTCGTTCCAGGCTTCGCCGCAGTCTTCGCAGAGCAGAGCCATGATGGGCACGCCCCACTGGCGCTGGCGCGAGATGCACCAGTCAGGCCGGAATTCGATCATGTTGTGGATGCGTTCGCGGCCCCAGGCGGGGATCCAGCGCACCTGCTCGTCAATGGCCTTGAGCGCGCGGCCGCGAAGGTCGTTCTTTTCCATGCTGATGAACCACTGGGTGGTAGCGCGGAAAATAACCGGCTGCTTGCAGCGCCAGCAGTGCGGATAGGAGTGCTTGATCTTGGCCTGACGCAGCAATGCGCCGACTTCTTCAAGCTTTTCAATGACCTTGGGGTTGGCTTCAAAAACATTCAACCCGGCAAAAAACTGCACCGTGGGCAAAAAGCGCCCGGCGTCGTCCATGGGCGAATAGATTTCGAGGCCGTATTTGAGACCCACTTCGTAGTCTTCGCGGCCATGGCCGGGGGCGGTGTGAACGCAGCCCGTGCCAGCTTCAAGGGTGACGTGCTGGCCCAGGATGATGGGCGACACGCGGTCATAGAAGGGGTGGCGGGCCTTGAGGCCTTCAAGCTGTTCGCCGCTGGCGCGGCCAAGGATTTTGGGTTCGCTCCAGCCGAACTGCTCCGCGCAGGAGGCGAGCAGCTCTTCGGCCAGCACGTATTGCGCGCCGTCCACTTCCACCAGAACATAGGTGAACTCGGGGTGCAGGCACACGGCCATGTTGTCCGGCAGAGTCCAGGGGGTGGTGGTCCAGATGACCACATAAGCATGGGCGGGATCCGCAGCGGAGAAAACCTTTTTCAGGCCATCGTCCTGCAAGGGGAAGCGCACAAAGATGGAAGGGGACGTGTGGTCGTAGTACTCCACCTCTGCCTCTGCGAGGGCCGTATGGCACGAGCAGCACCAGTAGATGGGCTTTTTGGAGCGCATGACGCCGCCCGTTTCCACAAAGTTGGCAAGCTCGCGAGCGGTAGCGGCCTCATAGGCGGGGCGCATGCTCATGTAGGGATCTTCCCAGTTGCCAAGCACGCCGAGCCGGCGAAATTCCTTGCGCTGCACGTCAATCCACTTGGAGGCGTAGTCGCGGCAGAGCTTGCGCACCACATGGGCGGGCAGGGTCTTTTTCTTTTCTTTCAGTTCCTGCTCAACCTTGTGCTCAATGGGTAGGCCGTGACAGTCCCAGCCCGGCACATAACGCGAGGCAAAACCCGCCATGTTGCGCGATTTAACAATAATGTCCTTGAGAATCTTGTTCAGGGCCGTGCCCATGTGGATGTGGCCGTTGGCATAGGGAGGGCCATCGTGCAGCATGTAGGTTCCCTTGCTGCCGGAAGCTTCAACCATTGCTTCGTAGCTGTTAATGGCATCCCATTTCTTCAGGGTTTCCGGCTCACGCTGGGCCAGGTTGGCTTTCATGGGAAAGGCGGTCTGAGGCAAGTTCAATGTTTTCTTATAATCGCTCATGCTGGCTCCCGGCACAGTTCAACTCAAGGACTTGGCAATGTAGTACGGTGAAAAAATCGCTCTACTGTGGGCAAAGAGCGGGGCAAAGTCAAGAAGAGCAGGGCACTGCGTGCCTGCTGGCGTGGCCTGTATGTGCGCAGGCTGAGCATGAAAATGTTTGGCAGATCGCACTGATGCTGTGTAGCTGCATGGCAACCCGCCTTGCAAAATGCGCCTCTTCATGAGCGAAAAAGCTGGCTCATACTCGTGGAGCACCAACAAAAAGGGCGTTTCAGACGCGTTGCGCGCAATAGTGAAACGCCCGGGATTTCCTGTTCCTCAGCAATGACCGCACAGTTACGCGGGCTAGGCCGTCAGAAGTTTGCCGGAGCGCCATCCATGGCCTGGGCCAGTTCGCGAAGGGCCGACAGGCTGTCTTCAGCTTCTTGCGGCGTCATGGTGTGCAGGGCAAAACCGGCGTGTACGATCACATAATCGCCGACCTTGGGTTCTTCGGGCAGCAGCATGATAGAGGCGGTGAGAAAGGTGGAGCTTTCGCCCACGCGCACGCGGGCCATGCCCTCTCCCTGGAGTTCTTCAATTCTGGCTGGTATGGCAAGACACATATTGGGTACCTCTCGAAAGGCAGATAATCACTGAATGCCCGGCTGCAAGGCCGCGACTGTTCCGCAGATTTTCAGCTTATCAGCGCGGCAAGCTTCACGCAAGGTGCCTGGGCGAAGTGGCGGCAGGGTACGCAACGGAAAGTGTTGTTCACAGTGCAGCATCTATGGCTGCCTGCCCGTTGCGCAGCCCCTGCCTCTGCCGTAGGTATTGCGTGCCCTTATGCCCGTGATGCACGCAACTGTTCCCTTCATGCACCAAGTTCTCTGTACATGGCCTCGGCATTCTGTATGGCGCGGTATGCCCCCTGATTCAGGGGGTAGTCCCACGAGCCGCTCCGTAGCTCGATATGGCCGCCAAAGCCGACCTTGAACTGGTGCAGTCCGTTGAAAGGGTGGGTGGCGTCAGGCGTGGGCGAGACCGCGCCCATTTCGTAACTGCGGCAGCCAAGCTGCCGCGCAATGCGCATGCCTGCCCAGTGCATGAGGCTGGACGCCATATAGTTGCGCTTGATATTGCCCGAGGCCCCGTACAGAAAGTTGGCGTGTTGCCCTGAAATGCCGATGATAGCGCCGGAAAGGATATCACCCCCATGCCGGGCCAGCAAAAATACAATATCTGCTTCATCCTTTGCGCCGAAATTGCATCGGAACATGGCCGAGAACTGTTTGCTGCTGCATGGGGCAAAGCCGTTTCTTCTGGCGGTCTGTTCGTACAGGCCATAAAAATCAGCAAGGTTGCTGCTATCTGCTTTCTCAACAGTCACGCCCTTGCGCCGGGCCAGACCGATGTTGTAGCGGGTTTTGGGCTTCATTCTGCCAAGGATGTCGTCTTCGCTGCCGTCAAGATCCACTACCAGCGAACTGGCCACAGTCATGTCTGCGGAAGCCTTTTTGAAGTTCCAGAATCTGGTGCCCATGTTCATACGCATTTCGCGTATGCGCGCTTCAGGAAAGGCGCACCATCCCCGCTCCTGCATTTCGTCCGCATACAGGGATTTCCACGGCAGGTCGTAGCGGATAAAGGCCACATCCGGTTCAAGCCGGTCTGCCAGGGCAACGGAGAGGTCTTCCAGATATTGCCCGTATGAATCCTCAGAAGGCGCATACTCCGGCCCCTGTGGCACAAGAGCCATCTTGTGGCCGCAATGGTCTTTTATGAGCACTAGCACATCGCCCCAGGTTTTTGTTGAATGAATGTCAAAAGCCAGGGGGGCCATGCCCATATGCGATTTGACCTGTGCCCAGTAGGGAGTCTGAAACAGTATGTCTGTCGGATTCAGTTCGTTAGTCGCCTTGGCGATCACATCCACCATGATACCTCCTCGCATAGGTGGGGAATAAGGTTGTTCCGTTCCCGCTGGAATCGGCAACGGCTGTTGGAAGGAGCTTACAGGTCATAGTGCCCGGCGCGTTCCGGCTGGTCTTCCACTTCCTGTACCACAAGGTGCAGGGTCCCGCCGTTGGGGTTGGGCCAGCGGATGTCATCGCCTTCGGAAAGCCCCAGCAGCGCACTGCCCACAGGGGCCAGAATGGAAATGGAGTCTTCGCTGGCGTCTGATTTGCCGGGGTATACCAGCTTCAGGCGGCGCTCGGTACCGGAAGGCAGCATGGCAAAACGCACGGTGGAGTTCATGGTCACCACTGAGGGCGGCACTTCTTCGGGGGCCACAACGTTTGCGCGGTAGAGCTCTTCTTCCAGATCCTTGCGGCCGGGGAAGCCATCAGCGGGCAAGGTCTCCAACAGGGTTTCCAGCCTCGCTGCATCCTTGCTCGTAACGGTAATATTAGGATATTCTTTCATGTTTTCCTCCAGTGTGTTGCGCAAGGCAGCGCACGTTGCATAAAAAAAGAGGGCGTAACCGGTACGCCCTCTTTTTCGTGAATTGTAGTTATGCGGGCGTTATCAGGTTGCAAAAAAGCCGCGAAGCTTTGCCACTTCGCTAGAAATATTTTTTGCAAAAAAAACGCAGAAACGCATTGTATTGTCCTGTTCTAAAAAACGTATGGATGCAGAAAAAAGGGTGGTTTTCCTTTATACGGAAAGCTTACCGCCAAGATATCCAAATTTGTATCAGCTTAGTCTAGCAGTTGGTTTACGTATGCGCAAGCACAAAAGCAAAACTTCGTTTCAGGTGTGAAAATATCAATTAATAGAGAGTGTATGGATTTTTCAGGCAGAAATTGCCGCAACCAGCAGAGCAAAAAACAAGGGCGGAGCCTTGCGGTTCCGCCCTTGTGATTCCGTGCCCCGAGCAGGCTAGTGCTTGGAGTTGTTGTTACGTTCTTTCTTTTCGGGGAACAGGACGAAGTTCCAGTACAGCACGTAAAGGGGCAGTACCACGAACATCATCACATAAGCCCAGCTCTTCGTGAAGAGAAAATACTGATAGAAAGTATTGAATTCCATGGGATTCTCCTCCTACGCGCGGCTTAGTGCTCGCCCTTGAAGTCTGGGTGTTCGTACAGCACCGGCATGTTGTAAACGATGAAGCGGTAGACCGTGACGATCATGGTCACCACAAACATGGAGATGCAGATTTCCCAGATGCTGGGGAAGTAGCGTTCCGCCGACGGCAAGTTGTAGTTGAAGGCGATCATGGAAACGTTGAAGCGGTTCAGCACGATGCCCAGCACCGTGTTGGTCGCGCCAATGCGGCACAGGGTCAGATTGCGGTCACGCGCGCCCTTGGCGTAGATCAGGGCGGGCATCAGCACAAAGCCCAGCATTTCCACCAGCCACCAGGCCCCGTAACCCGTGAAGAGGTAGGGGAAGTTGGCCTGCACAAGCATGTCGATAAGCTTGAGCATGAAGTAGGCGAAGAGAATGAACGAAGCCGCGCGGGCAAAGCTGAAGGTCACGTCGTCAGCTTCACGCAGGTGGGTTTTGTCCATGTAGTGGTGCACGCCGCGGTGGGCCAGCATGCCTTCAAAGATAACCATGGACGCGCCAGCGGCCATGGAGCTCACAAAGAAGAACATGGGCATGAAGGGCGAGTACCACAGGGGGAAGACCTTGCCGGGGGAGATCAGGTAGAGCGAACCCAGCGAGGACTGGTGCAGGGTGGACAGGGTCACACCGAAGATGGTCAACGGAATGGTGCACTTGACCACGATTTTGCGAACCTTGATGAGCCAGGGGTAGCGGCAGGACATCCATTCCAGCGGGGCCACCGAGAATTCGATGAGCAGCACGGAAACGTAGGTCGCCACGCACAGGCCCACTTCAAACAGAACGGACGTGGTGCCGGGGAAGAAGAACATGAAGGGCAGACGCAGCGGATGGCCCAGATCGTACAGCAGGGCGATAACCACGAAGGCGTAGCCCAAAAAGGCTGTGGTGATGGCCGGACGCACCGCCGAGTGGAAGTGCTTCATGCCCATGATGTAGCAGGCGACAGTGGTAAAATAGCCGCCCGCTGCAAGACACACGCCGCACAGAAGGTCAAAGCCGATCCACATGCCCCATGGCTGCACATCGCTGAGGTTGGTGACGGAGCCGATACCCACGGTAAAGCGGATAACGGTGATAACAAAGCCCACGGCCAGAATGATGGCAGAAATGATGTTGCCGGGGGTGGGCGTCAGGAATTCGCTGATATTGAACAGCTTGTCCCTGGTGGGAATAACTATGCTGTGGTGTGCCATTTACTTATCCTCCCCGTGCTCCTTGCAGCACTCCGCTTCCCGAGCCTTCAAGGCGTCGGTCATTGCGCGGCGGGCTGTGTCGGCAGCGCCCGGACCCTGGGTTTCCTCAATCTTGCGCACTGCTGCGTCAACGGCTGCGGCCAGATCGTCCTTGGTCTCCTTGACGTGTGCGTCCTTCTCCGCCTTGAAGATGGCTTCGCGGCGTTTGGTCATGGCGTACGCACCGCCAAACAGCACAGGCCAGAAGGCCACGATCATGGGCACGGTACCCAGAGCGCCGTAGGTCAACTCGCCCATGGGCTGCGTGCCCAGGTGCTTGTCGAGCCCAAGTTGCTTGAGTTCGCTGGTGTCGGCGTGGGCATCATGGGCCTTGGCGTCCTTGGCGGCGGCAGGAGCAGCCACGGCAGGAGAAAGCACCATCCACGCGGTACCGCCGGCATCGTGTTCGCCGTAAACGTAGTTCACGTACTTGCCGGGATTTTCAGTGATGCGCGAGCGGGCAATCCTGATCAGGTCGCTGCGGCGGCCAAAGGTCAGGGCGTCCATGGGGCAGGCTTCCACGCAACCGGGCAGCTTGCCTTCCTTGAGGCGGGGTTCGCAGAAGGTGCACTTCTGCACCAGGGGATCGAACGCCTCATCATACTGGAAGCCCGGCACATAGAAAGGACAGGCAACCATGCAGTACCGGCAGCCCACGCACTGCGAACCTTCGTAGGTCACGCTGCCGTCGGGCTGCTTCTGGAAGCATTTGGCAAAACAGGCAGAGGCGCAGGCCGGGTCGTTGCAGTGGAAGCACTGCAACTTGCGGAACACGTCCTTGCCGTTGACGTTGTACTTGTTAACCACTGTCCACTCATAGGCCGAAGTGCGGCGCTTGGTGGCAGTCACCGAAAGGTCGGTGAAGGGTTTTTTGGGCTTGGGCAGGTGGTTCACCGCGTTGCAGGCTTCTTCGCAACGGCGGCAGCCGATGCAGCGCGTGGTGTCATGCAGCACGCCGTAGCTGTCTGCATAGTAGGGGAAGGTGTGTACCCCGGCATTGGCCACCTTGGCAGTGCCCAATGCCGAAATCACGCCCGCGCTTCCCATGATGGCCAGGAATTTTCTGCGATTCATATGCGTTTCTCCGTGCAGTTAGGCGCCCTACGGGCGGGCCTTATGACAAGTGGTGCAGTCGGTGTTCTTAGGACGACCCACGTTCATACCCTGGTGGCAACCCATGCACTGGAGGTGATAGGCAGCCTTGAGGCTGGGACGGTTGGGATTGGCGGGGTCGATTTCCTTGGTGTGACAACTGCCGCACTTGGGAGGCGTAGCCGAAAGCGGGCTTCTGTGGTGGCACGTGGCGCACAGAGTCTCGGGCTTGTTGTGGAAAGCTTCGGCCAGCTTGTCGCCCTTGATGCGTTCCATAAGGGAGGCCACATGGCGGCGGTGCGTGAAGTTGCTGGGCTCGTACTTGTCGGCCAGCGCATCAATGCTCACCTTGTAGGGGCCCTGCATGGCGGTAAGGGGCTGCACGGTCTTGTGATTCAGCACTGTTTCAGCGGCCAGGGCTTCGTTCTGGTCCGGGGGCAGCTTGCCCTTGATGCCCTGCTGCATCTGCTCCGGCGTCATGGAAGACGTAACATTGTGGCAGGTGGCGCACCATGCCTGGTCGCGCTTGGGCGTCACGATGGCGTGGCAGCCCGCGCATTCGCGCCGTTCTTTGGTTTGCTGTTCATGACAGCTCACGCAGCTCACAGGGGTGTTGCCCTTGGCGCGTTTGGCGATATTGGTGGCATGCATGGCGCGGTCAAGCGTCACGAAATTGCCTTCCGCCTTGCCTTCCGTAGTGTGGCAGGTGCTACAGGCCACAGGATCGCCGGTGTGGTGGCATGTTTCGCAGTTGGCAATCTTTTTCTCGTGAGCGAGGTGATTGAAAACCGCAGGTTTCATGGCCGCGCCCTTGGGATTGGGCTTGGCGCTTACCGGAAACATGACAATGGCCGACGGCGCGCCGCTGTCTGTCGGCTCCAAAGCTGCGGCCGTGGCCGATCCAGCTCCGAGCGCCGTCAGACACGCCGCGCCCGCCAGGGCCAGAGCCGCCAGCAAAAGCAGTGATGTGCCGTTCCTCATGTGCTTGTCCTTTTGCAATCAGACATTACCCCAACGCCCGCCGCATACATTGCAGCGGGTTCCTCCGTACCCCCGATCCCTACGGGGGTGAACACGCAGATATTGCAACGGTATCCCAGCCTGCAAGACACGTCAAGGAGGGGCCGTTGTTGTAATTGCTTCTTATGCCTTGGGAACAGGGAGCTTGGGATATTTTTCGCTAAAAAGAGCGCTTTACTGATTGTTCACGCAACCTACGGGAAACACAGATTCTTTGCGAAAAAACATTCGTATCGTGTGATGTGGGTCGAGCAAGGGCGTTCAGCAGAGCACGGAAGAGGCGAACATCTGTGCGCCCGCGAATACTTCAAGATGTTTCTGCGCGATGTTCAGCGCATCAGAGACGTGTCCGGCCCCGGAAAAGCCATAAATAACTGTGAGCAGACGCCGGGGCGAAGATGTGTCCGGCCCGTCCTCGGCAATCATGGCCCGGCGGGAATCGCTGCAAGGGCAGCCGAACGCGCCCTGATCATCTGCCAGAAGAGGCATGCGGTAGAGGTCGAGCTCGTCCTTGCCAATGCCCGCATAGGCTTCGCCTTCTCGCCCCGCGCGCAACACAATATTGCCGCTCAGGCGGGCAAGATCGTAGGTGCCAAGCGAAAAGCCCGTTTCAAGCGAAACCAGATTGTTGGCATCCACTGCGGAGTTTATGCGGTACAGATCCTTGCCCTGCCGCACGCGGCGGTAGAGGGCCTCGGAAGAAATACGTACCCGGCCCGGATCGCGCCCAAAAGCCTTGAAGGCCTGACGCGAGGGGCCTATCTGCGGCATGTCGGCAAGTTCCGTGTTTTCAAGACGTTGGCGCAAACCGGGCAAAATATTCCGGTTGAAGAATTGCCACAACTGCGGTTCCTCGGTTCGAACAGGAGCAGACCAGAAAACACAGCCGAGGGCGGTATCCGGCCAGATCGAACGTAATTCCGGGGCAATGGAAATTTCGGGCATGAGCATGGCGGCGGGTACTCCCTTTGTAATGGTCTGAAACCGCGATACATTCCAGCAGCTACAATTCTTAGCTGCTGCGCGCCTTCTGCCAGAAGCGGCAGGCGGCCTCCACGACTGCGGCGGGATCGTCCGGGGGCAGCCATTGGGCCTCGGGCCGTGCGCGAAACCACGTAAGCTGGCGCTTGGCGTAGGCCCTCGTGTTGCGCAGCCAGAGGGAGCGGCAGTCCTCAAGAGAAAGGCGGCCCTGCAAGTGCGCCAGCGCTTCGGCGCAGCCAATGCCCGACCAGCCCGGCGCGGCAGGGTCGGCGCAATGGCTCATGGCCGCGCGGGCCTCGTCCAGCGCGCCGCCCGCGAGCATGAGGTCAAGGCGGCGGGCCAGTCGTGGCTCAAGCCATACCAGGGACGCGTCCAGCGTCAGCAGGGGGCCGACGCAGAGCGGCGTACTCATGGAATTACTGTGCCACCACGTAAAGGGACGCCCCGTGCTTTGGCAGACCTCCAGCGCGCGGACGATGCGCTGCCGGTCGTTGGGGTGGATTTTGGCGGCATAGGCGGGGTCGGCTTGCGCCAGTTCGGCATGCAGGGCGGGCGCGCCCTGGGCGTCCACGCGGGCGGTGATCGCAGCGGTGAGTTGCGGGTCAACGGGCGGAATTTCCGCCATGCCCCGCAGCAAAGCCTGAAAGTATAAGCCCGTGCCGCCCACCAGCAGAGGCGTTTTGCCACGTGCAAGGATGTCGCGCACCTTGTCCACGGCGGCTTCTGCCCATCGGCCAGCGCTGATCTTGTTCTCAGTGGGCAAGAAACCATACAGGTGGTGCGGGCACGAGGCGCGTTCTTCTGGCGAGGGTTGGGCCGTAATCAAGGGAAAATCGGCATAGACCTGACGCGAATCAGCGTTGACTACCTCGCCGTCAAGGGCAGCAGCCAGGGCAAGCGCCGCTGCCGTTTTGCCCGAGCCGGTAGGCCCGGCCAGGCAGATAACCGGCAGCGGCGCAGAAGTCGTTTCAGGCATGATCACTTGACGCGGAAGCCGCCAAAAGGCGGTGCAAGGCAGGGCGTACCCTGACGCACTTCACCCTTGTGGTACTTATCCATCAGGGCCGTGCGCACGTTTTCAGGCACGAGGCCCTTGATGTCCGCGCCATGGCTGGCCGCAGCCTTGACTATGGTTGAGCTGATGAACAGCCACTGGTAGTCGGTCATCAAAAAGACCGTCTGGATGTGGCGTTGCAGGCGGCGGTTCATGAGCGCCAACTGGAATTCGTACTCAAAGTCCGAGGCCGCGCGCAGCCCACGCAGCAGGGCGCAGGCCCCGCGTTGGGCCGCGTATTCCACAGTGAGGCCGGAGAAAGGCTCCACCACGGCGCGCGGTTCATCCTTGAGCGCCTCCCGGGCCATTTCCACCCGCTCTTCATGGCTGAACAGGGGGAATTTGGGCGTATTGTCCGCCACGGCCACAACAATTTGGTCAAAGACTTCGCAGCCGCGCCGGATAAGGCTCAGGTGCCCGTTGGTCAGCGGATCGAAAGTGCCGGGGTAGAGTGCTATTCTCATGGCAGTGTCCAGATGCATATGCGTGTCTGACCGAAGAGGCGTTCGGCCTCAAGAGTCCATTCTGCGGGCAGGTTTACCCGTGCGTCTTTTTCAATTTCAGCCGTTACAAAAGCCCCCGGTGCAAGCCAGCGGCGAGTAGCCAGCAGCTTGAGGGCCGGGTTGGCAAGATTTTTGCGGTAGGGCGGATCCATAAAAATAAGCGAATACGGTTCCGCAGGGGGAGTTTTGAGCACACGTAGCACATCATCGCTCACAATGCGGGCCTCATTTTCCACCCCCAGGGCGGCGATGTTGTCCTTGAGGCAGCGCACGGCCTGGGGGGCCATTTCCACCATCAGGGCGTGTTCTGCGCCCCGGCTGATGGCTTCAAAGGTCAGGCTGCCGCTGCCCGCAAAGAGG
This region includes:
- the coaD gene encoding pantetheine-phosphate adenylyltransferase, which gives rise to MRIALYPGTFDPLTNGHLSLIRRGCEVFDQIVVAVADNTPKFPLFSHEERVEMAREALKDEPRAVVEPFSGLTVEYAAQRGACALLRGLRAASDFEYEFQLALMNRRLQRHIQTVFLMTDYQWLFISSTIVKAAASHGADIKGLVPENVRTALMDKYHKGEVRQGTPCLAPPFGGFRVK
- the rsmD gene encoding 16S rRNA (guanine(966)-N(2))-methyltransferase RsmD, which codes for MRIISGRLGGRNLKTVEGEGYRPAMGKTREALFSMLAARGMDWYSARVLDLFAGSGSLTFEAISRGAEHALMVEMAPQAVRCLKDNIAALGVENEARIVSDDVLRVLKTPPAEPYSLIFMDPPYRKNLANPALKLLATRRWLAPGAFVTAEIEKDARVNLPAEWTLEAERLFGQTRICIWTLP
- the hmcB gene encoding sulfate respiration complex iron-sulfur protein HmcB → MNRRKFLAIMGSAGVISALGTAKVANAGVHTFPYYADSYGVLHDTTRCIGCRRCEEACNAVNHLPKPKKPFTDLSVTATKRRTSAYEWTVVNKYNVNGKDVFRKLQCFHCNDPACASACFAKCFQKQPDGSVTYEGSQCVGCRYCMVACPFYVPGFQYDEAFDPLVQKCTFCEPRLKEGKLPGCVEACPMDALTFGRRSDLIRIARSRITENPGKYVNYVYGEHDAGGTAWMVLSPAVAAPAAAKDAKAHDAHADTSELKQLGLDKHLGTQPMGELTYGALGTVPMIVAFWPVLFGGAYAMTKRREAIFKAEKDAHVKETKDDLAAAVDAAVRKIEETQGPGAADTARRAMTDALKAREAECCKEHGEDK
- the miaA gene encoding tRNA (adenosine(37)-N6)-dimethylallyltransferase MiaA, producing the protein MPETTSAPLPVICLAGPTGSGKTAAALALAAALDGEVVNADSRQVYADFPLITAQPSPEERASCPHHLYGFLPTENKISAGRWAEAAVDKVRDILARGKTPLLVGGTGLYFQALLRGMAEIPPVDPQLTAAITARVDAQGAPALHAELAQADPAYAAKIHPNDRQRIVRALEVCQSTGRPFTWWHSNSMSTPLCVGPLLTLDASLVWLEPRLARRLDLMLAGGALDEARAAMSHCADPAAPGWSGIGCAEALAHLQGRLSLEDCRSLWLRNTRAYAKRQLTWFRARPEAQWLPPDDPAAVVEAACRFWQKARSS
- a CDS encoding nine-heme cytochrome c; the protein is MRNGTSLLLLAALALAGAACLTALGAGSATAAALEPTDSGAPSAIVMFPVSAKPNPKGAAMKPAVFNHLAHEKKIANCETCHHTGDPVACSTCHTTEGKAEGNFVTLDRAMHATNIAKRAKGNTPVSCVSCHEQQTKERRECAGCHAIVTPKRDQAWCATCHNVTSSMTPEQMQQGIKGKLPPDQNEALAAETVLNHKTVQPLTAMQGPYKVSIDALADKYEPSNFTHRRHVASLMERIKGDKLAEAFHNKPETLCATCHHRSPLSATPPKCGSCHTKEIDPANPNRPSLKAAYHLQCMGCHQGMNVGRPKNTDCTTCHKARP
- a CDS encoding phenylalanine--tRNA ligase beta subunit-related protein; its protein translation is MLMPEISIAPELRSIWPDTALGCVFWSAPVRTEEPQLWQFFNRNILPGLRQRLENTELADMPQIGPSRQAFKAFGRDPGRVRISSEALYRRVRQGKDLYRINSAVDANNLVSLETGFSLGTYDLARLSGNIVLRAGREGEAYAGIGKDELDLYRMPLLADDQGAFGCPCSDSRRAMIAEDGPDTSSPRRLLTVIYGFSGAGHVSDALNIAQKHLEVFAGAQMFASSVLC